From the genome of Leptotrichia sp. oral taxon 847:
TTGAATTAGCTGAAGTTGACGAAGTTTGGGAAATGGAAGCGTATTATTTGGCACAAGCTTTAGTGAATTATATTTTAATTTTATCGCCTCAGAAAATTATTATGGGCGGTGGAGTGATGAAACAAAAACAATTATTCCCAAAAATTAGAAAATATGTTCAAGAATTCTTAAATGGATATGTGCAAAAAAAAGAAATTTTGGAAGATATCGATAATTATATTGTGTATCCTGGATTAGGTGATGAAGCTGGATTTGTTGGATCAATTGCATTAGGGAAAGTAGCTTTGGAGCAAAAGTAAAAAATATAAATAGAAAATAAGAAAAAAGATTTTTAAAAAGGGGGAAGGTTATTATGGGGAAAATAACCGAAAAGGAACTTTTAACATTTACAAAAAGTGTTTATTATTTGTTAAATGGAAAAATTAGTTTAGTTGACACACTTACGATTGTTTCTCAAAATTATAAAAATGAAATGAAACAAAAGATTTTAAAAACTAAAGTGCAAATAGAGCAAGGAGTACCTTTAAATAAAGCATTTTATAAAATTACACAAGAAAAAGAATTCTTGGAAATGATAAAAATTGGAGAGCAAACAGGAAATTTGGAATTAGTTTTTAAAAATTTGTATCAGAAATATGAGTTTAATCAAAAAATAAAAAAGGATATAGTAGGACTTAGTATTTATCCAGTTACAGTGATTATTACAGCACTTGTAATAGTCGCAGTTCTATTAAAATTTGTCGTTCCAAAATTTGTTTCAATTTATTCGGACATTGGACAGGATTTGCCAAAGATTACAAAAACTGTCATAAATGTGAGCAAAATTTTTGACAAATATTGGATTTTTATTTTTATTGGGATGATTTTTATATATTTTTTATTTGTTTATTTTAAAAATAAAAATGAAGAAGATTTTGAAAAGTTTTTTTTGAAGTTAAAAATTGTTGGAAAGATGTATAAAGATATATGTGTATTAAATTTTACAAGAAATATGTATTCTTTGACTAATACGAATATATCGTTTTTGAAGTCTTTAAAAATGTGTTCAAATTCTAAAAGTAATGTTTTAAATAAAGAATTGAAAAAAATTATTTCAAAAATTGAAAAGGGGGAAAGTATACAAAAATCATTTAGTAACACAACTTTTTTTGATGCGGAATACAGAAGTTTTTTAACAATAGGAGAAAAGACAGGAAAAATGGAAGTTTCATTTTTCAATTTGAACGAGATATATTATGAAAAAGTAAACGAGAAAATTAAATGGTTTTTAAAGATGTTTGAGCCATTTTCAATAATTTTTATTGGAATACTGATCGGTGGAATAATATTTTCGGTTATGTTACCTATTTTTAAAATGGGAGAAATGTTATAAAAAATAAAAAAGGAAAAATATGATAGAAAATTTTAATGAAATATCAAAATATACACAGGATTTATTTGAAGAAAAAAATAAAAAATCAAAAAAATACGGGATTATAGAAGAGATAAAGAAAGAGAGCTTAGCTCAAAAAGTTCCAATAATAACAGATGATGTACTTAATTTTATGATATTTATTGCAAAAAATAAAAAGTCTAAAAAAATTTTGGAAGTTGGGACAGCAACTGGTTATTCAGGGATTTTCTTAGCGCAAATTGCAAATGAAAATGATGGTTTTTTGACTACGATAGAAATTGATGAAAATCGTTATAAAAAAGCGGTTGAAAATTTTGAAAAAATGAAGTTACTCACAAAAAATAATCTGATATTAGGAGATGCGCTGGAAGAAATTCCCAAATTAGATAAAAATATAAAATATGATTTTATATTTATAGATGCGGCAAAAGGTCAGTATTTGAAATTTTTTGAAATGTGTTATGAGCTGCTTTGTGAAAATGGAATAATTTTTATTGACAACATTGTGTTTCGCGGACTTGTGGCAAAATCTAAAGAAGAAGTTCCAAAAAGATATAAAACGATTGTAAAAAGATTGAATGAATTTATTAAAAAATTAAATGACGAGTATAATTTTGTTTTGCTGCCGTTCGGTGATGGAGTGGGAATAGTCAAAAAATAAAGGTTAGTGGAAAGAAGTGATAAAAATGAAATTTCTCTTGTACAATATACGCTATGGGACAGGAAAATATCTAAATCAGCCATTTAAGCATATCAGAGGATACTTAGGCCGTTCAAACTGGCATATTCACAAAATTGGAAGTCTCATAAATAAATATAAACCTGATATAGTGGGACTTGTAGAAGTTGATTTAGGTTCCTTTAGAATGAAAAGCAAAAATCAGGCTGCCGTCCTTGCGAGAATTACGAGAAATAACAATGTTTTTCAGTATAAATATGAAGAAAATTCGAAATATATGAAATTTCCGATGGTTCGTAAACAAGGAAATGCACTGCTTTCAAAAGATGAAATAATAGAGAAAAAATTTCATTATTTAGACAGTGGGATGAAAAAATTGATAATCGAGGTGGAAACTGAAAAAGTGGATGTGTTTTTAGTGCATTTGGCGTTAGGCGGAAAAACTCGGCAAAAACAAATAGTACAACTTTACGATTTAGTGAGAAGTACGAAAAAGCCTGTAATTGTGGCGGGAGATTTTAACGCTTTTTGGGGAAATGAAGAACTTGCGATGTTTTTAAAAGCGTCTGGATTAAAAAATTCAAATGTTAATTCTCAGCCAACTTTTCCGAGCTGGAAACCTAAAAAAGAACTCGATTTTATACTTTGTTCGCAAGAAATAAAAATAAACGACTTTAAAGTCATTCAAACAAAACTTTCTGACCATTTACCAATATTGCTTGATTTTAGTATAGTATAATTTTACAAAAAAAACCAAAAAAAAGTTGCAAAAATTCAGTAAATGTATTAAAATTATATTGAAGAATATATTCAGAAAGGAGTTTTTTAGTGAAATCAATAGTAAAAAAAGTGTCATTATTAGCAATTTCAATTTTGACAGTAACATCGTTAAATGCTGCCAATTTAATAGTTGGTGGAAATAAAAATGCAACAAAAATAAATAATACAAAAATATCAAAAAATAAAGAGTTAAGGGGTGTATGGGTTGCAAGTGTAAGTAACATAGACTGGCCATCAAAACCAGGACTTAGTATAGAAAGACAAAAATCGGAGTTTATATCAATTCTTGACAATGTAAAAAATTGGAATATGAATGCCGTATTTGTTCAAATTAAACCTGAGTCTGATGCTTTTTATCCATCAAAATATGCACCTTGGTCTCGTTATTTGACTGGAACTCAAGGGGTGAATCCTGGATATGACCCACTAAAATTTATGGTGGAAGAAGCTCATAAGAGAGGAATAGAGTTTCACGCCTGGTTTAATCCTTATAGACTTACTGCAGGTGGAAGAGAAAAATTGTCAAGCGACAGTATCGGTATGAAGAAACCTGAATGGACTGTAACATACGGAGGGAAACTTTACTTAAACCCTGGTATTCCGGAAGTTAATGATTACGTTGTAAAAAGTATTGTCGAAGTTGTAAAAAATTATGATGTTGATGGAGTTCATATGGACGATTATTTTTATCCATATAAAGTAAAAAATCAGGAATATCCAGATTCGGCACAGTATCAAAAATATGGTAAAAAATTCTCAAATATCGGTGATTGGAGAAGAAATAACATAAATACATTAGTTGAAAAATTACATAAAGAAATAAAAAAGGAAAATCCTAATGTAGAGTTTGGTATAAGTCCTTTTGGTGTCTGGAGAAATGATTCGACAGATCCTGCAAGAGGTTCTGCAACAAAAGCTGGAGTTCAGAATTATGATGACTTGTATGCGGATATTTTACTTTGGATGAATAATAACTGGATTGATTATGTTGCACCTCAAATTTACTGGAATCAGGGATTTAAAGCTGCTGAATACAACACTTTGGTGAAATGGTGGAGTAAGTATGCCGCTCAAACAAATACTGATTTATACATAGGACAAGCTGCTTATAAAGTAAATGAATGGAAAAATGCAAGAGAGTTAGTAAATCAGATTAATTTTAACAGAAATTATCCAGAAGTTAAAGGAAGTATCTTTTTTAGCTATAAATCTTTACTAACAAATCCAAAAAATGCGACAAATAGTTTAAAACAAGGACCATATAGCTTGAATAATTAATAAATTGAGACTTAGTTCTAAAAATTAGATTTTTGGAACAGTCTCTTTTTTTTAAATTTTAGAAAAATTTTTTTAAATATGTTATAATGTAAAAAAATTATGAAAAAGGAAAAAAGATGGGAAAATTAATAATTATTGAAGGAATCGATGGAAGTGGAAAACAGACACAGACGGAATTACTATACCAAAAGTTGTGTAAGTTAAAAGGGAAAGAAAAAATAAAAAAAATCTCTTTTCCAAATTATGAGAGCAGAGCCTCAGAACCTGTAAAAATGTATCTTGCAGGAGAATTTGGGGAAAAAGCTCAAAGCGTGAATGCTTATGCAGCATCAGTTCTTTATTCTGTCGATAGATTTGCTTCATACAAAATGGAATGGGAAAAGTTTTACAACGATGGAGGAATAGTTATAAGTGATAGATATACAATTTCAAATATGATTCATCAAGTTCCAAAAATTAGTGATGAAACTGAAAAAGAAAAATATTTGGAATGGCTAATTGATTTGGAATGGAATAAAATTGGTTTGCCTAAGCCTGACATTGTGTTTTTTTTGGATATCCCTTTTGAGATTAGCGAAAAGCTCATGGAAAATCGTGAAAATAAGATAACTGGAGAAATTAAAAAAGATATTCATGAAAAGGATAAAGAATATTTGAAAAAATCATATAAAACGGCAAAAAGTCTTGCGCTAAAATATAACTGGAAAATAATTTCTTGTGTAAATAACGGTAAATTAAAGTCAATTGACGAAATTAATGATGAAATAATGAAATTATTATTTATTTAAAAAAGTCAGAAGTACTTTTTTGTGCTTTCTGACTTTTTTATTTTACCATGCAGAGTTTATTAAAACTTCTTCACCATATCCGCCATTCATTTTTTGTGGGTTTGTGGAATTGTAAGGTCTTTGGACTCTTATTCCTCGGATTCCTAATTCTCTTGCAGCTAAGATATCATCATCGCTATCACCATAGTGGATTGAAACGTTGTGTTTTTTCATATAGAATGATTTATCATATTTGTAGCCACCTTTTGGAGTATCGGCTGTATATTCAACATAAACTTCTTTTGGCAATTCAAAATATCTTTGCAATGTTTTAGAAAGTTTTGTCGAAGTATAGTTTTTATCTTTGGAATGTTTTGTTCTTCCTGTGATGAAAAATATGTTATCCCCTCTTTCCAAGTGCATTTTAATTAAATCTTTTGCAGATTGTTTTGGAATTGAGTGTTCATCTCCGTTTTCAGCTACATAATCCCAGAATTTCTGGTTATGAAGATAACTTGCGGCACCACTCTTATCTCCTGGAATTTGAAAATAATGCTGTCCGTAGATAAAATATCCGCTTGAATGAAGCAATGTGTCATCAATGTCAAAACTTACATTAATTGGACCTTTTCCCTCCAAACTTTTTTTAATATCGTCAACAGATACAAAATGAACGGCTTTTTGAACTTTGTCTGTTGAATAAAATCCTTCGTGTGTATAAGGGACTTTCGGTCCAGATGCAAATATTACAGATGCAGTAAATAAAAATAATAATGTTTTTTTCATTTTCATAACATTTCCTCCTATATATTTTTTATTTTTATAAATTTTTTTAATCAAAAAATTATTTAATGAATTTATGAATGTTGCATTGAATTTGAACACTTTTTTTTACTAAATTTTTCCAAAATATACAAAGTTATGGAATTTACTATAAATCCAGGAACGATTTCGTAGATTGTTTTTCCAAGTCCACACTGATTCCAAAAAATAACTGTGACAGTTGCGATAAGCATTGAAATTAATATATTTTGCCAGTGTAAATTTTTCTTGTATAAAATAAATAAAATTACTGGAGAAAATACAGCACCAAAACCTGCCCAAGCGTAAGAAACTAGTGATAAAACTTGTGAGTTTGGATTCATTGCCAAAACTGTTGCAATAATAAAAATTAAAATTATAAATGTTCTCCCAACCCATATAAGTTCTTTGTGGCTTTTTTTTCTTTTGACAATGTATTTGTAAAAATCTTCTGTCAAAGTATTTGAAGCAACCAATAATTGTGCAGAAATTGTTGACATTATAGCTGATAAAATCGCAGCATACAAAATTCCTGCAACCCAAGGATTGAAAAGTCCACCAATCATGTAAATAAAGATTTTTTCAGCATCACCTGAAATTGTTTTTATATCAGGATAAAGTGCCATTCCTGTAAGTCCAACAGCAATTGACCCAACAAGAGAAATAATAACCCAGACCATCGCAATAAGCCGTGCTTTCCAAAGTTCATTTACATCTTTTATACTCATAAATTTTACAATTATGTGCGGTTGTCCAAAATATCCGAGTCCCCATCCAAGTCCTGAAATAATGACAGGTAAACTAAGCGCTTCAGGATATTTTAAAAGATTTAAAGAAATATGTTTTTGCATCATAGCGGTTTCAATTCCTTTATTTCCGCCAACTATAAAATATGCAACGACAGGAACGACAATTATTGCAAAAAACATAAGTATTCCCTGAAAAAAATCAGTCCAAACTCCAGCTAAGTAGCCACCTAAAAAAGTATAAATAATAATAGTTCCACCACCTAGTAAAACTCCTAATTTATAGTCAATTCCAAGAAGTGACTGAAATAATTTTCCGTTTGAGACCAAACCCGAAGCAGAATAAATTGTAAAGAAAAATAATATTACAATTGCAGAAAAAGTTTTTACATATCCTTTTTTATCGCCTGATTTTCTCGATAAAAATGTAGGAATTGTCAGTGCATCGTGTTCTTCCGTTTGAGTTCTAAGTTTTGGTGCAACGAATTTCCAGTTTAAATATGTTCCGATGGTAAGACCTACAATGACCCATATTTGCTTTAATCCAGATAAATAAACAGCTCCAGGTAGTCCTAAAAGTAGCCATCCACTCATATCACTGGCTTGAGCTGACATCGCTGTAACCCAGTATCCAACACCTCTTCCGCCTAGAACATAATCTTCGTGTGTGTCTGTTTTTATGTAAAAATACACTCCTATTCCTATTAAAAATAATAAATATATTCCAAATGTTATAAATGTTTCAATTCCAACTGACATTTTTTCTCCTTCTTTTTCTCTATATATAATTTTTTATTTAGACATTTCAGCAAGTAAAATTCCACCTGCGACAGATACATTCAAAGAATTGATTTTTCCATTTAAGTGAATTTTTACGATTTTATCACAATGCTCTCTAACTTTTTTTCTCATTCCATTTCCCTCGCTTCCAAGTACAAGGCAAACTTTATTTGGATATTTTTCTTCGTAGTAGTAGCATTCCCCATTCGCCTCAGCGCCATAAACCATATATCCATATTTTTTTAATTTGTCGATTGTATCTGAGATATTTGTAACTTTTACAATATCCACATGTTCTATCGCTCCTGTCGATGATTTTACAACTGTTTCTGTCACTTTTACACTATTTCTGTCTTGAATGATTATTCCATCAACTCCAAAACATTCAGCACTTCTGATTATTGCACCAAAATTTCTTGGGTCTTGAACTTGATCTAAAATTATTATTTTTGAATTTTCTTTTCTCAAAACTTTTTCCAAAAATGCGTTTAGGTCAACATAGTAGTCAAAATCTGAGATTATTGCGACGACACCTTGTGAATTTTCAATTCTTTTGTCGTGATAAAAAACTTTTATATTTTTTTTACTTGCTAAATTTAAAATATTTTTTATAGTTTCTTTCTTGACTTTTTTATAAATTTCAAGTTTTTCAATATTTTTATCGGATTTTAAAACTTCCGTTACAGGATTAATTCCTATGATTTTTTCCATATTTTTCTCGTTCTCGCTTTCTTTTTGTGATTTATATTAATTATAACAAAAAAATCAGCTTTTGTCTTGTTTAAATTTCATCTATTTTAAAGAAAAAAAATAAAAATTTTAGTTTTACTGTTCTTTTATTATAAATTTTAAAAATATTCTATCCAACTTATTAAAAAAATATCATATAAAAAGTTCATATAACATCTATACAGCTCAAAAAATTCATTTTTAGTATAAAACCCTATGTTTTGAATGAAAATTTTGACTTACAGGGGTTATATGGGTGAATTTGATGTAATTAAAATATTTTGTTAATTTGTAATGTCTAAAAATGAGAAAAAAAATAACCGCTGTCTTTTACAACAACGGTTATTTAAAAATTTTATAAATTTAAATTCCAGCTGTTTTTCCATTCTTTCCATTCTTTCGGTGTTACTGTTGCCAAATCAAAATCTTTCATAAAATCATACGGATCTTCATATTTTTCAAGCGGAGTTATGTCTATTAATTCTTTTGGTGCTACTTCATTGTCAATTTCCAAGTCTATTCCATGATATAATGCTATTTTTGCATAAATAATTACATACACATGTAAATAAAACTCGTAATCTGGATTACAGTCATTAGAAAATTTTCTTGCCACCTTCTGTTCCATCATCCCGTCTATAGCTTTTTTCATTCCATCAATATCTTTATCTGCCAAAGCACTTAAAAATTCATAGTGCAGTTCTCCGTATTTATAATAACTATCTTTCAGTGGCTTTTCCAAATATGCACTACATCTTTTTTTGACTTCTTCAAAATCTCCTCTTATTGCATGAAGAATTACACGAATTAAGAAAAATGATCCATAATCATTTTTTAAATATCCATATTTATTTTTTTCACTGTTATAATCATCTGGCATTATCATATCCATATTA
Proteins encoded in this window:
- the rlmB gene encoding 23S rRNA (guanosine(2251)-2'-O)-methyltransferase RlmB, with product MEKIIGINPVTEVLKSDKNIEKLEIYKKVKKETIKNILNLASKKNIKVFYHDKRIENSQGVVAIISDFDYYVDLNAFLEKVLRKENSKIIILDQVQDPRNFGAIIRSAECFGVDGIIIQDRNSVKVTETVVKSSTGAIEHVDIVKVTNISDTIDKLKKYGYMVYGAEANGECYYYEEKYPNKVCLVLGSEGNGMRKKVREHCDKIVKIHLNGKINSLNVSVAGGILLAEMSK
- a CDS encoding type II secretion system F family protein; protein product: MGKITEKELLTFTKSVYYLLNGKISLVDTLTIVSQNYKNEMKQKILKTKVQIEQGVPLNKAFYKITQEKEFLEMIKIGEQTGNLELVFKNLYQKYEFNQKIKKDIVGLSIYPVTVIITALVIVAVLLKFVVPKFVSIYSDIGQDLPKITKTVINVSKIFDKYWIFIFIGMIFIYFLFVYFKNKNEEDFEKFFLKLKIVGKMYKDICVLNFTRNMYSLTNTNISFLKSLKMCSNSKSNVLNKELKKIISKIEKGESIQKSFSNTTFFDAEYRSFLTIGEKTGKMEVSFFNLNEIYYEKVNEKIKWFLKMFEPFSIIFIGILIGGIIFSVMLPIFKMGEML
- a CDS encoding Imm49 family immunity protein; protein product: MDYFMLSSKNLLIEKNIVEHRKNCFIGGKLKILGNDIKSRLFSQVSRMFEMFMSNNPDFITFFKNNMDMIMPDDYNSEKNKYGYLKNDYGSFFLIRVILHAIRGDFEEVKKRCSAYLEKPLKDSYYKYGELHYEFLSALADKDIDGMKKAIDGMMEQKVARKFSNDCNPDYEFYLHVYVIIYAKIALYHGIDLEIDNEVAPKELIDITPLEKYEDPYDFMKDFDLATVTPKEWKEWKNSWNLNL
- a CDS encoding dTMP kinase, which encodes MGKLIIIEGIDGSGKQTQTELLYQKLCKLKGKEKIKKISFPNYESRASEPVKMYLAGEFGEKAQSVNAYAASVLYSVDRFASYKMEWEKFYNDGGIVISDRYTISNMIHQVPKISDETEKEKYLEWLIDLEWNKIGLPKPDIVFFLDIPFEISEKLMENRENKITGEIKKDIHEKDKEYLKKSYKTAKSLALKYNWKIISCVNNGKLKSIDEINDEIMKLLFI
- the putP gene encoding sodium/proline symporter PutP, which produces MSVGIETFITFGIYLLFLIGIGVYFYIKTDTHEDYVLGGRGVGYWVTAMSAQASDMSGWLLLGLPGAVYLSGLKQIWVIVGLTIGTYLNWKFVAPKLRTQTEEHDALTIPTFLSRKSGDKKGYVKTFSAIVILFFFTIYSASGLVSNGKLFQSLLGIDYKLGVLLGGGTIIIYTFLGGYLAGVWTDFFQGILMFFAIIVVPVVAYFIVGGNKGIETAMMQKHISLNLLKYPEALSLPVIISGLGWGLGYFGQPHIIVKFMSIKDVNELWKARLIAMVWVIISLVGSIAVGLTGMALYPDIKTISGDAEKIFIYMIGGLFNPWVAGILYAAILSAIMSTISAQLLVASNTLTEDFYKYIVKRKKSHKELIWVGRTFIILIFIIATVLAMNPNSQVLSLVSYAWAGFGAVFSPVILFILYKKNLHWQNILISMLIATVTVIFWNQCGLGKTIYEIVPGFIVNSITLYILEKFSKKKCSNSMQHS
- a CDS encoding endonuclease/exonuclease/phosphatase family protein; the protein is MKFLLYNIRYGTGKYLNQPFKHIRGYLGRSNWHIHKIGSLINKYKPDIVGLVEVDLGSFRMKSKNQAAVLARITRNNNVFQYKYEENSKYMKFPMVRKQGNALLSKDEIIEKKFHYLDSGMKKLIIEVETEKVDVFLVHLALGGKTRQKQIVQLYDLVRSTKKPVIVAGDFNAFWGNEELAMFLKASGLKNSNVNSQPTFPSWKPKKELDFILCSQEIKINDFKVIQTKLSDHLPILLDFSIV
- a CDS encoding glycoside hydrolase family 10 protein; this translates as MKSIVKKVSLLAISILTVTSLNAANLIVGGNKNATKINNTKISKNKELRGVWVASVSNIDWPSKPGLSIERQKSEFISILDNVKNWNMNAVFVQIKPESDAFYPSKYAPWSRYLTGTQGVNPGYDPLKFMVEEAHKRGIEFHAWFNPYRLTAGGREKLSSDSIGMKKPEWTVTYGGKLYLNPGIPEVNDYVVKSIVEVVKNYDVDGVHMDDYFYPYKVKNQEYPDSAQYQKYGKKFSNIGDWRRNNINTLVEKLHKEIKKENPNVEFGISPFGVWRNDSTDPARGSATKAGVQNYDDLYADILLWMNNNWIDYVAPQIYWNQGFKAAEYNTLVKWWSKYAAQTNTDLYIGQAAYKVNEWKNARELVNQINFNRNYPEVKGSIFFSYKSLLTNPKNATNSLKQGPYSLNN
- a CDS encoding O-methyltransferase, with amino-acid sequence MIENFNEISKYTQDLFEEKNKKSKKYGIIEEIKKESLAQKVPIITDDVLNFMIFIAKNKKSKKILEVGTATGYSGIFLAQIANENDGFLTTIEIDENRYKKAVENFEKMKLLTKNNLILGDALEEIPKLDKNIKYDFIFIDAAKGQYLKFFEMCYELLCENGIIFIDNIVFRGLVAKSKEEVPKRYKTIVKRLNEFIKKLNDEYNFVLLPFGDGVGIVKK
- the aphA gene encoding acid phosphatase AphA encodes the protein MKMKKTLLFLFTASVIFASGPKVPYTHEGFYSTDKVQKAVHFVSVDDIKKSLEGKGPINVSFDIDDTLLHSSGYFIYGQHYFQIPGDKSGAASYLHNQKFWDYVAENGDEHSIPKQSAKDLIKMHLERGDNIFFITGRTKHSKDKNYTSTKLSKTLQRYFELPKEVYVEYTADTPKGGYKYDKSFYMKKHNVSIHYGDSDDDILAARELGIRGIRVQRPYNSTNPQKMNGGYGEEVLINSAW